DNA sequence from the Candidatus Zixiibacteriota bacterium genome:
ACAATCAGCAGTTCGGTTATCTTACGGGTTAGTTCATCATCATTAAGCGCCACAAAACCGCCCATATTGGCCAGACCATCTTTCTTGGCCGACATCAATGCCCCATCGGCGTAAGAGAACATCTCCTGGGCAATCTCCTTGATGCTCTTATCCTGATATCCCGGCTCAAATTGCTTGATAAAGAAGCAGTTTTCAGCATAGCGGGCACAGTCGAAGAAAAAGAGGATTCTATGCCTGCGGCAAATCTCCGATGTTTCTCTGATATTGGCCATCGAAACCGGCTGGCCGCCGGAGGAGTTATTGGTAACGGTCATGAAAACGACAGGAACATTATCGGCGCCCTTCTCTTCGATGAACCTTTCCAGTTGGTGGTTATCCATATTCCCTTTGAATGGGATCTCATCATCAAGAGCCGCTTCCGAACAGGGAAAATCTATTGCGATCCCTCCCTTATGCCCGACATTGGCGCGAGTGGTGTCAAAATGAGTGTTATTGGGGACATAATCACCCTTTTTCAGAAGGCTGGAGAAGAAAACATTCTCTGCGACGCGACCCTGGTGGGTCGGTATTACATGCGCTTTGCCGGTGATCTCCTTAATAATGCTTTCGAAACGATAAAACGAACGAGCCCCGGCATACGATTCATCGCCAAGCATCAGTGCCGCCCATTGTGCGGTTGACATGGCCCCGGTGCCGGAATCGGTGAGAAGATCGATGTAGATATCTTCCGCCTTGATTTTGAAAACATTGAATTTCGCGTCCCGGATAATTTGCTCCCGCCGGGGGCGAGGTAACAGAACAATTGGCTCCACCGATTTTATTCTAAATGGCTCCGCCGGATGTTTAAAATCTTTCAAAATGTCTCCCTGATATCATTCATACTACTCATCTAAATTCATGTTAATATAATGTCACACTTTTTTCAAGCTGAATTCCGCACTTATTTGCCCGGTGAGAAGGTGCATAAAATTACGAATTTCCGGATTGTAAAAGGATTTGAGATGCTCTGCTTTTTCGATATCAATCAGACCCAACTGCTTCAAGACCTCGACACAGACAGGCCCGATGGCCCGAGAGTTTCCATCATGGATTTTTACTGCAATGCCGATGGGCGGATTAACAAAACCGATTCCCTGAATCGCCTCGGCTCCCCCCTTGCAGATAATATTTCCCGGGAAAGTCCGCATCAGGGCCAGATCAAACCGCCCTTCACCGGAGAACAAGACCGGGAATTCGGTCATTGCCTGTTTGATCCTCACAAGTACCTTTGAGACATCGGGAGTATAACCCTCGGCCAGCGCCAGTCGCTTGAAGGCCTGCGCCGTATGAATAAGCGGCAGTCCAAAATTGGGTGCCGAACAGCCATCGATGCCAAGTTTCATCTTGTCCCTGGGATAACCATACATTCCGGCCACGGCGTCGAGCACTAACTGCTGGGTTTTGGAATTCGGGTCGAGGTAATGGGAAACATCTTCGCCCAGAAACCGCGCCTGTGCCAGAAACCCGGAATGCTTGCCGGAGCAGTTATGGCGGAGACAATCTTTGTGTTCATTATGCTCCGGAATTTCGCCGCTCATCTGCATGTAGAGCGGAACATGAATGCCACATTTGAGATTTTCGGGCGAATTGCCGGCCGCTATCAGGTTGGAGAGCACCACATCGCGGTGCAGGTCGGTTCCGGAGTGTGACCCACACATAATCGAAAGCTGCTGACTGGTGAATCGGAAATGATCGGCCGCGCCGGTCTGGAACAGCGGGATTAATTGAAACGGCTTTGATGATGACCGGACGAAAGTGAAAAATTCCGGGTCGCCGACATAATGGGTCAGTTTCCCCTCTTTATTAACGACGGCCACCGAGCCGTAATGAACCGACTCTTCCCTCTCCCCCCGATAAACTCTGGCAACTATATCAACCATTATTCCTTTCGTCCCATAATTTCATATGGATTGATTATCATAATTGCACGATGCTCATTTCATGAAGATAAGCATTACAGTCAGCAAAATCCACTGCAAAATCGTCAAACGACCAATCATGCCTGAAGCAAAAAGAGGTCTAATTTTGTGATTAAATCCCTAAGGTGTTACAAAGAGAAACCGACCTAAAGATTGTACCTCAATCCGAGTTCGGCGCTTAAGCCGCCGACATTGAGTTCCAGCCGGGTGCGATTCGAGAGAATATTATAGAGTTTCGTACCCTCATAACGGGTGAAAGAATACAAAATCCGGGCTGACAACATAATCCTTGCCGTGATCGGTTTCAGTGCCCCGAGACCCGCATTGAATCCAAAGGCATTATCATCGTTTTTGTAATAGATTGCCCATGCATCGCTTTGGGCCGCCTTGGCCAGCGTGACAAAGTTAACGCTGTGCATCTCCTCCAGTCTCAAAAACGCCCATTCCATTCCAGCCTCGGCATAAGACATATTACTAATATAGTATTGTCCTGAAAGACGCAGATTCTTCTGATCATATCTCGTTTCGTGATGGCCGCCATTATGGTCGATAATTGCCGCTTTCTTCTGAAAATATCGGGCGAATGAAACCGCGATACCGTAATGCCTGAGAAACCGATAACCGATCTGAGGATTAATTCCGAAAAGCGTCTTATTATCCCATCCAAGACCTTCGATCCAGTCAATCAGTGAATTTTTCGCATCAAAATCAAAATATGTATATTCACCGCCAGTTCCAAAGGGATCCGTATAGCTCCCACCCTGAAAACCGACGCGCCCGTCGCCGCGCATCCAGAGGGCGGAACCATCCAACTCGACATAGAAGCCATTGCCTTGTCCCAAGGTTGTCAGAGGAGTCGATAAGGCAATTATTATTGCTAAAAGAAGAGTTGACCGGAATAACATTTTTCCTCCCATGCCATTTGTAATTGCCACTTCCATAACTTAGAAATTATATCTCAGCCCAAAATCAAGACCAATGCCACCAACATCCCGCTCTGTCTCTACCCCTGAGCGGGATAGTTTCGTCCCTCTGTAATGAGTAAATGAATATGACGCGCGTCCGACCAATTCGATACTTTGGCCCACCGGTCCGCTCAGACCGAGCCCGATAAAGGGTCCATGGGCGTGATCGCTGCTTTCATGGCTATCAAAAACGAAACCGGTGTCGGTATGATAGAATCCATGGGTTTCCCGTTGAATAAAAAGATACTCCAGACCACCCTCAAGAAAAAGCAGGTCATTAACGCGGCGCTGGAGATGCAAACGGAGTGGATAATGTGTATATTTGTTGCCGCCGCCAGGCATTTCAATACTATCCGTCATATAATATCCGCATGAAAGGCCGGCAAGATAATCGGAAGACAATTTATATCCGACCTGGGGTGTGAATCCATAGAGATAACGATTCTCCCAATTCATGATATACACTGAGGCATCCAATTCGGCGAAAAATCCCTTCTCGGCGCCGCAGGCAGTGACGCACAGCAAGGAAAGAATAAGAATTGCACCGGCGATAATAAGACGACCAGACATCGTTCCTCCCGGGAATAGTCGTATAATTTACCTCATATTATGACGAATCAGGCAACGAATTGTCAAGTAAATGTGCAGGCGCGATGCGGCGCGGGGTCGCGAAAAACCGGTCAACAGGGACGCCTCTTCGACATCATAATTTCCATCCCAGTCCGGTGGTTAGATCGAGACCGGTAAATTTAACTTTGATATCACTATGGTCATGAGTCAGGCCGGTGCCGTCGGCATATCTACCCCGCAATTGTGTCTCGATGAACAGCCCGGAGCATACAAATGCCCGCACGCCGACAAAAACCTGAAAACCATAACCGATTTCATCATATCCGCTCGCTTTTATGGAGAAATAGGTGTCCCGAGAATAATTGTAGAGGTCATAATCTCTTCTGTCAATCTTAGTGAGATAACCCGAAACACCTCCTCCGAAAAACGAGACGACTCCCCCTTCATTCCCCAATGGATGATACTCATAAGAAAATTCC
Encoded proteins:
- a CDS encoding tryptophanase; this translates as MKDFKHPAEPFRIKSVEPIVLLPRPRREQIIRDAKFNVFKIKAEDIYIDLLTDSGTGAMSTAQWAALMLGDESYAGARSFYRFESIIKEITGKAHVIPTHQGRVAENVFFSSLLKKGDYVPNNTHFDTTRANVGHKGGIAIDFPCSEAALDDEIPFKGNMDNHQLERFIEEKGADNVPVVFMTVTNNSSGGQPVSMANIRETSEICRRHRILFFFDCARYAENCFFIKQFEPGYQDKSIKEIAQEMFSYADGALMSAKKDGLANMGGFVALNDDELTRKITELLIVIEGFFTYGGMSGRDMDTVAVGLAEALNEDYLAYRIGQMEYFGKIIEEAGAPIIKPTGGHAIFINAGKFLPHIPREQFPGQALTVEMYREGGIRAVEIGSLMFGGHDPVTGEKVEAPRELVRLAVPRRVFTSSHLDYVADIIGEIAARKNTIKGLKITRQAAYLRHFTVELEELAEKQVELK
- a CDS encoding asparaginase; translation: MVDIVARVYRGEREESVHYGSVAVVNKEGKLTHYVGDPEFFTFVRSSSKPFQLIPLFQTGAADHFRFTSQQLSIMCGSHSGTDLHRDVVLSNLIAAGNSPENLKCGIHVPLYMQMSGEIPEHNEHKDCLRHNCSGKHSGFLAQARFLGEDVSHYLDPNSKTQQLVLDAVAGMYGYPRDKMKLGIDGCSAPNFGLPLIHTAQAFKRLALAEGYTPDVSKVLVRIKQAMTEFPVLFSGEGRFDLALMRTFPGNIICKGGAEAIQGIGFVNPPIGIAVKIHDGNSRAIGPVCVEVLKQLGLIDIEKAEHLKSFYNPEIRNFMHLLTGQISAEFSLKKV